The Apium graveolens cultivar Ventura chromosome 6, ASM990537v1, whole genome shotgun sequence genome contains a region encoding:
- the LOC141666184 gene encoding uncharacterized protein LOC141666184: MGERDEDDDDDMSSDESSDETDTSDFINHVKGEHQPLYPGCGRYTKMKALVQLYNLKVKHGMGYEKIHACPNNCLLYRGDLDEEQTTCRVCKASRWKLNKKGDELEGVPAKVLWYFPLIPRLRNLFNTPHIAKDMMWHDTERQKDGKMRHPADSITWKDVDQKWPDFASETRNLRLALSSDGFNPFHGNRTDYSSWPVLLSIYNLPPWLCMKRRYIMLCLLISGPTEPGNDIDVFLQPLIEDLQELWHGKQMYDTYKKESFMFRGILLWTISDYPALENLLGNVIKGYNACTICIDETKATRLVNYRKTVIMRHRRWLPHNHPYRRQKSAFDNTVEKGVAPVPLTREEVFQRVQHLRAHVFGKKQRQPRWKKGEPRPVWKKVSIFFQLEYWEFLPVRHVLDVMHIEKNICKALVGTLLNIPGKTKDRESVCLDMAEMGIRTELRPKTPGKKEKVPLASWNLTHAEKKTVCSSFLKMKLADGFCSNIKNLVNMENLRLVGMKSHDCHTILHHLLPISIRSVLQKQVRCTIIRFCLFFKAICSKVINVDKLEKIQSELVETLCQLEKHFPPSFFDVMIHLSVHLVREVKLCGPIFLRWMYPFERYLKAFKGYVRNPAHPEGCIAEAYVAEEAVECLVNFEKSTVGVSQNAKYEQNARPLSGATLIKPSDEDLHLAHLCFLQNTTNIRPYFDEHMASLMTRYQQHENDEVWLKNKQNAEFHKWFRKKIQSELLDDHNNIPEEIRWIAEGPNKNVPTFSGYRINGVTFSTKERDDTRQVQCSGVCVVADTMLVQGKEKNIEHTSQTYYGVITSIWELDYNKFRVPIFRCNWVDMNQGVKVDDLGYTIVNLNKLGFVNDLFVLGKHVKQVCYIDDPLEKHWYVVLKLPEKNCYEQCDDENDGSVEIELENELHLPMFPNGDELDEEKASYMRDEDEWIQLP; this comes from the exons ATGGGTGAACGTGACGAGGACGACGATGATGATATGtcttctgatgaaagttctgacgAAACCGACACTTCTGATTTCATTAACCATGTTAAAGGTGAACATCAACCTCTTTATCCTGGATGTGGGAGGTACACTAAGATGAAAGCTCTGGTCCAGTTATACAACTTGAAAGTGAAGCATG GAATGGGGTATGAAAAGATACACGCATGTCCGAATAATTGTCTCTTATACCGTGGCGATTTAGATGAAGAACAAACTACGTGTCGCGTATGTAAGGCCTCTAGATGGAAATTGAACAAAAAAGGAGATGAACTTGAAGGGGTCCCTGCTAAAGTTCTATGGTATTTCCCGCTGATACCAAGATTACGAAATTTATTCAATACACCTCACATTGCAAAGGACATGATGTGGCATGACACCGAGCGACAAAAGGATGGTAAAATGAGGCATCCGGCTGATTCAATAACATGGAAGGATGTCGACCAAAAATGGCCTGATTTTGCATCAGAGACTAGGAACCTTCGATTAGCTTTATCTTCCGATGGTTTCAATCCTTTTCATGGAAACCGTACTGATTACTCAAGCTGGCCTGTTTTGCTATCAATTTATAACCTTCCTCCATGGCTTTGTATGAAGAGAAGGTATATTATGCTCTGCTTGTTAATATCTGGACCGACTGAGCCTGGAAATGATATCGACGTGTTCCTTCAACCACTAATAGAAGATCTGCAAGAGTTGTGGCATGGGAAACAAATGTACGACACTTATAAGAAAGAGTCTTTCATGTTTAGGGGCATTTTATTATGGACAATAAGTGATTATCCTGCCTTAGAGAACTTGTTAGGAAATGTTATTAAAGGGTATAATGCGTGTACTATTTGTATTGATGAAACGAAAGCTACTAGATTGGTTAATTACCGTAAGACGGTGATTATGAGGCATCGAAGATGGTTGCCCCATAATCATCCTTATAGAAGGCAGAAATCAGCTTTTGATAACACTGTGGAGAAGGGGGTCGCCCCTGTTCCATTAACCAGAGAAGAGGTTTTTCAAAGAGTACAGCATTTAAGGGCCCATGTATTTGGAAAGAAACAACGGCAACCACGATGGAAGAAAGGTGAACCTAGACCTGTTTGGAAAAAGGTTTCAATATTCTTCCAACTTGAGTATTGGGAATTTTTGCCAGTTAGGCATGTTCTCGATGTGATGCACATCGAGAAAAATATATGCAAAGCCCTTGTTGGAACTTTACTAAATATTCCGGGGAAGACAAAAGATAGGGAATCTGTTTGTCTTGATATGGCTGAAATGGGAATAAGAACGGAGCTGAGACCTAAGACTcctggaaagaaagaaaaggtaCCGTTGGCATCATGGAACTTAACGCATGCAGAAAAAAAAACAGTTTGCTCATCATTTCTTAAAATGAAGTTGGCAGATGGATTTTGTTCAAATATTAAGAATCTTGTAAACATGGAAAATCTTCGGCTTGTTGGAATGAAATCTCATGATTGTCACAcgatattgcatcatttgcttcCAATCTCAATTCGATCAGTATTACAAAAACAAGTCAGGTGCACAATTATTAGGTTTTGCCTTTTCTTCAAGGCAATTTGCAGTAAAGTGATCAATGTAGACAAGTTAGAAAAAATACAGAGTGAGTTAGTGGAAACATTGTGCCAGCTTGAAAAGCACTTTCCCCCTTCGTTCTTTGATGTGATGATCCATCTCTCAGTTCATCTCGTGAGAGAGGTTAAACTTTGTGGGCCAATATTCCTTCGTTGGATGTATCCCTTCGAGAGATATCTAAAAGCGTTTAAAGGATATGTACGGAACCCGGCTCATCCCGAAGGGTGTATTGCTGAGGCATACGTTGCCGAAGAGGCGGTGGAGTGTTTGgtgaattttgaaaaatctacCGTAGGAGTGTCTCAAAATGCAAAGTATGAGCAGAATGCAAGACCTCTATCTGGTGCGACATTGATAAAGCCGAGCGATGAGGACTTGCATCTAGCACATTTGTGTTTTCTCCAAAATACAACTAATATTAGACCATATTTTGA CGAGCATATGGCATCTTTGATGACAAGATACCAACAACATGAAAATGATGAAGTCTGGCTTAAAAACAAGCAAAATGCAGAATTTCATAAATGGTTCAGGAAAAAG ATTCAATCAGAATTGTTGGATGACCATAACAACATACCTGAGGAGATAAGGTGGATTGCTGAAGGGCCCAACAAGAATGTCCCTACATTTAGCGGATATAGAATCAATGGTGTTACGTTTAGCACCAAGGAGCGTGATGACACTCGACAAGTTCAGTGCAGTGGTGTCTGTGTCGTTGCAGATACAATGCTTGTACAGGGTAAGGAGAAGAATATTGAACATACTTCACAGACCTACTATGGAGTTATAACAAGTATATGGGAGTTGGACTATAACAAATTTAGAGTCCCAATATTTCGTTGTAATTGGGTAGATATGAACCAGGGGGTTAAGGTAGATGACTTGGGATATACAATTGTTAATTTGAACAAATTAGGTTTTGTAAATGATCTGTTCGTGCTAGGGAAACATGTTAAGCAGGTTTGTTACATTGATGATCCTCTTGAAAAACATTGGTATGTCGTGTTGAAATTACCGGAAAAGAACTGTTATGAACAATGTGACGATGAAAATGATGGATCAGTAGAAATAGAACTTGAGAATGAGCTGCACTTGCCAATGTTTCCCAATGGTGACGAACTTGATGAGGAAAAAGCTAGCTATATGCGGGACGAAGATGAATGGATTCAACTCCCATGA